In Zingiber officinale cultivar Zhangliang chromosome 11B, Zo_v1.1, whole genome shotgun sequence, a single window of DNA contains:
- the LOC122034671 gene encoding uncharacterized protein LOC122034671, translated as MNIFRRGGRKRSSHGHAAPSSAPTPIPDQPVRLSNSPSPVQPGPSHLSTPVQAGPSHSPSRVHAGPSHSPSPIHAGPSHSPSPVPSPQNLADPVPTRYSFSETQDVRIFIVPSGDSFENSVRVVHEINQIVNNHWMGDSMSYSSTPSSMKELWWSEFKTKDMGKEPSFIETFTKTFTKKDKSWSGARAKAIKDKYDELEIAHRSSCASEETESSVGNNLDLWLEASGGQKGGRILGMSSLSKNHRVSRKSFSTPTAVTTQINSLTEEVSHLKGIILERDEERRVRDAEMRALRQQQNLIMKHLQLSSAPSDFGDDGDDGGDGDDGGDGSS; from the exons atg AACATCTTTAGACGGGGGGGACGTAAACGAAGTTCACATGGCCATGCAGCACCTAGCAGTGCACCTACGCCTATCCCTGATCAGCCTGTACGACTATCAAATTCACCTTCGCCAGTACAGCCAGGACCATCACATCTCTCTACGCCAGTTCAAGCAGGACCATCACATTCCCCTTCGCGAGTACATGCAGGACCTTCACATTCGCCGTCGCCAATACATGCAGGACCATCACATTCTCCTTCGCCAGTACCTTCACCGCAAAATTTGGCAGATCCGGTTCCTACCAGATACTCATTTTCTGAGACCCAAGATGTTCGAATATTTATTGTCCCCTCCGGAGATTC GTTCGAAAATTCGGTACGTGTTGTTCACGAAATTAATCAAATCGTGAATAATCATTGGATGGGGGATTCTATGTCTTATTCAAGCACTCCATCATCAATGAAAGAGTTATGGTGGAGCGAGTTTAAG ACCAAAGATATGGGGAAAGAACCTTCATTCATTGAAACTTTCACCAAAACTTTTACAAAAAAGGATAAGTCTTGGAGTGGGGCTAGAGCAAAAGCAATAAAG GACAAATACGATGAGCTCGAGATAGCACATAGAAGTTCATGTGCTAGTGAGGAAACTGAGTCATCTGTTGGTAATAATTTGGATTTGTGGTTGGAGGCTAGTGGAGGACAgaaagggggaaggatattgggaATGAGTTCTTTAAGCAAAAATCATAGAGTTTCCCGTAAATCCTTTTCCACCCCAACAGCAGTCACGACTCAGATCAATTCGTTGACTGAAGAGGTTTCACATTTAAAGGGCATAATATTAGAAAGAGATGAAGAAAGAAGAGTTAGAGATGCAGAAATGAGAGCTCTCCGTCAACaacaaaatttaattatgaaacaTCTTCAGTTAAGTTCCGCTCCTTCCGATTTTGGTGACGATGGCGACGATGGTGGCGATGGCGACGATGGTGGCGATGGATCTTCTT GA